The sequence TCAAATGAATCAAAGTCAAGTTGTCGCTTGGTTACTGGCTCAATTTCAGCAATAATCTAAAACCAAATACAAATTGAAATTTTGTAATTACCAATTACTAATTAGTATTAACTCCCCTGGCTGGAATAACCAGGAGTGTTAGGGAAAATCGACTTCATGTTTATAAGCGCTGAAGCAGATTTAAACCGTGGGTATCGGTACCGCAAGTATTGAACAGATTATATTTAGCGGCTAACTTTTGCACCTGTTCTGATTCCAACACGCTTGGTTTCCAAGGGTTGGGATTGTTGTAAGCGTAGAAGGTTTCCACGCCATCGATACCATTTTCCGCAGCTGCGGGAATCAAGTCAAGATGCGATCGCTTATAACGCGCTGGATGAGCTAATACTGCTAATCCTCCTGCTTGATGAATAGCTGCAATGATATTTTTTACTTGATATTCATTACCCGTAGCAATTTTTCTTTGTAAATAAGGTTTCATGCTGGGGTGTTCTGGCTCAAAAGAATAAGCCAAAATATGAACTTCAATGTTCAAAAGATTAGCATTAATTTCTGTCCCACTCCACAGACGAGGAGTGCTGACACCAGGATTTTTCCATTGCCAATCTTCTAACCAAGCTTGCGCCGCTTGATAACCACCGATACTATGATGATCGGTGATGGCTAGTCCCTGTAATCCGATAGCGATCGCTTGCTCCATTAAAGCATGGGGTTGCAATCTGCCATCTGAAAAAACAGTGTGCATATGAAAGTTAAATAACCTCGGACAACTTTGAGCATCAATATTCTCAAATACCTGTTTCAAAATTTCCGTAGGAGCAGAAGTCCGGGCAAAATTTACA is a genomic window of Fortiea contorta PCC 7126 containing:
- a CDS encoding PHP domain-containing protein, whose product is MVVNFARTSAPTEILKQVFENIDAQSCPRLFNFHMHTVFSDGRLQPHALMEQAIAIGLQGLAITDHHSIGGYQAAQAWLEDWQWKNPGVSTPRLWSGTEINANLLNIEVHILAYSFEPEHPSMKPYLQRKIATGNEYQVKNIIAAIHQAGGLAVLAHPARYKRSHLDLIPAAAENGIDGVETFYAYNNPNPWKPSVLESEQVQKLAAKYNLFNTCGTDTHGLNLLQRL